The segment GCTTGTACAGCAAACTGACGTGCATTACGACGTGCGGCTGGTTTCACAGTAACCCCCATTATTAGGATTCGATTTGGGACAGGACATTAACCATTTCGAGCGCGCTTAGTGCAGCCTCTGCCCCTTTATTACCAGCCTTGGTACCGGCACGCTCAATGGCTTGTTCAATAGAATCTACAGTCAAAACACCAAAAGCAACTGGAGTATTATACTCAAGTGCAACTTGTGCTAGACCTTTATTACACTCACCGGCAACATAATCGAAGTGCGGTGTACCGCCACGAATAACTGAGCCTAGAGCAACG is part of the Photobacterium angustum genome and harbors:
- the ribH gene encoding 6,7-dimethyl-8-ribityllumazine synthase, whose translation is MKVIEGAIAAPNAKVAIVIARFNSFINESLLSGALDALKRQGQVSEDNITVVRCPGAYELPLVAQQVAKSDRYDAIVALGSVIRGGTPHFDYVAGECNKGLAQVALEYNTPVAFGVLTVDSIEQAIERAGTKAGNKGAEAALSALEMVNVLSQIES